A region of the Chryseobacterium cucumeris genome:
AATATTTAAAATTAAATATAATTTTTCAATTTTATTGATATGCTTTTCCGGCCTACCTTTCGTTCAGCTGAAAACAAAATAATAAATTAAGCTCCAGATGCTCACAAAAAATAAGACAAAAACGAAAGACTCTTTCAAGTTCTGATTTCGTTTTTTTATGTAATGTTTATATAAAGTAACTATTACAAACGTTATAATTACTAAACATGGTAGTACTGTAAAAGTATACATTTTATTGGTTTAAAAAAGCATCCCATCCCTGAGCGGTGAGCGCTACCAGCTGGTTGGATCCTCTTGCTACCATAAAGTTTCCATCTTCTTTTTCTACGGCATGTCCTATAATGGTAAAATCCGGATGGTTTTTAATTTTATCAAAATCATTCGGTGAAATCGTGAACAGAAGTTCATAATCTTCACCACCGCTTAAAGCAGTCATTACCGGGTTTAAATTCATTTCATCTGCCGTAGAGATGGTAAGATTATCCAACGGAATTTTTTCCTCATACAATCTGAAACCTACTTTGGATTGGTCTGAAAGGTGAAGGATTTCGGAAGCCAGACCATCTGAAATATCAATCATAGAAGTTGGTTTAATATCCAGTTCTTCCAGGATTGTTTTAACGTCTGTTCTTGCTTCAGGTTTGAGCTGTCTTTCCAGGATATAATCATAGCCTTCCATTTCAGGCTGCATATTCGGATCAGCAAGGTAAACCGCATGTTCTCTTTCCAGAATCTGTAATCCCATATAGGCTCCACCTAAGTCTCCTGTTACTACAAGCAGATCATTCGGCTTTGCTCCGCTTCTTTTTACGATGTTTTCTTCATTTTCAATTCCTACAGCCGTAATGCTCATCACCAGCCCTGAATTGGAGCTTGTTGTATCACCTCCAACCAGATCAACTTTGTACCTTCCGCAAGCAGCCTGAATTCCTGAATAGATTTCTTCTAAAGCTTCCACCGGAAAACGGTTGGATACCGCAAGGGAAACCAATATCTGTGTAGGTGTCGCATTCATCGCAGCAATATCACTTAGGTTCACGACCACCGCTTTATATCCTAAATGCTTTAAAGGAACATAACCCAGATTAAAATGAACTCCTTCCGCCAGTACATCTGTTGTTAGAACTACTTTTTTGCTGTCTGGATTAATGACCGCCGCATCATCTCCTACTCCAAGTTCTGAAGATTCATTGGATAACGGAAAATACTCTGTCAAATGTTTAATAAGACCAAATTCTCCTAATTTTGAAATGGGCGTCAGCTCCTGTGATTTATCTTCAAACATGATTTTTTGTATTAATGTCCAATGTAAAAAGTATGAATGATGTAAAAATTGCTTCTCAAACTTTAAACATTAAACCTTGAATTTTAAACTTTGAATTATTGGGTAAGTTCTGCCGGGTCAATATTGTGCGGGTGGAAAGGAAACTTTTTGAAGTCTTCTTTCGATAATACAACAGTGTCCGGGGTTTTATACTTATTCATTGCTTCCACTACATCATCCGGTGGTGTGGTCATTTTTCTAAGCATCATATCAATCCATACGCCTGTAGCTTCTGCCGTGGCACAGTGCATTCCGTCAGGTGTATAGAATTTGTGTACGAAACGGTAGATGGAAGAATCCTCTGCACATCCGTCTATTTCCACACTTACGATTACCGTCTGATCAGCATAGATCTCTTTGAAGAAAGAATATCTTTCATGCAGGATCACCGGGCCGATTCCCCATCTGCTCAGCTGGGTAACCCCCATTTTCTCTTTAGTCATAAAAGCCATTCTGGCCTGTGCACAATATTGTACATATGATGAATTAGCCAGGTGCTTGTTGGCATCAAGATCGCTCCATCTTACTTCAAATTTATGGTAGAAAATCATATGAAAATCGTTTTTGATATAATTAAAATTATAATCTTCAAAAATACTCAAATAAGATGGTTTATAAAAATTGTACTTTTGAAAAAATAATCTTCCGCATAGGATTACCCATACATGAAACAGATCATTATTATCGGAGGCGGTGCTGCAGGCTTTTTCTGTGCATCTAATCTTGACGAAAAGAAATATACTATTACGATTTTAGAACAGAACTCAGATGTCCTTCAGAAAGTTAAAATTTCCGGAGGCGGACGCTGTAATGTGACGCACGCATGCTTTGATCCAAGAGAACTGGTTCAATTTTATCCCCGTGGAAATAAAGAATTGCTAAGTGTTTTTACTAAATTTCAGCCTGGTGATACCATGGAATGGTTTGACCAGCGTAATGTTCCTTTGAAAATTGAAAATGATAACAGAACTTTTCCTGAAAGTAACTCTTCCCAGACTATCATCAATACTTTCCTGAATGAAACTCAAAAGAAAAATGTCACTGTGCAGACAAGATGTACGGTAAAAGAGATTGAAAAACAGGACGAAAAATATATAGTGAAAACCAATTCAGGTGATTTTGAAGCAGATTATATCGTTTATACGACCGGAAGTTCGCCAAAATCGTTGAAAATCGTTGAAAATCTGGGTCATAAGATTGTAGACCTTGTCCCTTCCCTTTTTACTTTCAATATTAAAGATGAATTGCTGAAAGATCTTCCGGGAACAAGCTTTGAAAATGCAGGAATTTCTATTCCTAAGCTGAAAACTGAAGAAAGCGGACCTTTGCTTATTACGCATTGGGGGCTTTCCGGGCCTGCTGTTCTGAAAATTTCTGCATGGGAAGCGATAAGCCTGGCAAAGTTGAAATATAACTTTGAAATTGAAGTGAATTTCGTTTCTGTTGAAATAGATGAAGCGGAAGAAATGTTCCAGAATTTCAAGCAAAGCAATCCTAAAAAAACCATCGGACAATCTAAGATCTTTGATATTACCAACCGGTTCTGGCAGAAAATTTTAGAGATCTCAAAGGTTGATCTCAACAAACAGGTGGCTAATATTTCCGGAAAAGAAATGCAGAAAGTTCTGGAAAATCTTTGCAAAAAGAAGTTTCAAGTAACCGGAAAATCGACATTTAAAGACGAGTTCGTAACGGCCGGAGGCATTGATTTAAAGGAAATTAACTTCAAAAACATGTCTTCCAAATTACTTCCCAATTTCTATATTGCCGGAGAAGTTCTGAATATTGACGCCGTGACCGGAGGATTCAATTTCCAGGCATGCTGGAGTGAAGGATGGCTGATTGCACAGGATCTTAACAGCTTGTAAAAAATGATTACTTTTAATAAAAACTAAATACATGAAAAAAAATTTCGGTTTCTTTCTTTTACTCTGGTTCTTTTTAGGATACAGCCAGGAAAAAACAATCATCTCTAACTGGACATCATTCACACAAGCTGTCAATATAGAGCATAAACAGAATTGGAACTTCCGTATAACGGCAAAAATCAGAAAAGATAATGAGGATAATGGCTCCAATTGTGGATTATGGAGCAGAATAAATAATAAAGATGACTCTACAAGTTTCTTTGAAAATCAATATTATGGAATCCAGGTAACCCATGAATGGAAAACCTACGAAATAAAGGGAACCATCAATCCATCTGCGAAGACCATGACTATCGGAGCTTTTGCACAAAACAACGGCGATTTTTATTTTGACGATTTTAAGCTGGAAGTTAATGATGGAAAGTCAAAAAAGTGGATTGAAATCCCTTTGGAAAACTCAGGTTTTGAGAAAGATATCACATCCGGTGGCTGGTTTGAAGGAATCCATTCTCAGAACATAAAGCACGTAAAACATTTTACCATTGAAACTTCGGATTATCATCCATTCAGTGGCAACAAATCTTTGTTGATCAAAGGTCGTGGCATTATCGGAACAATGCCGGAAGGAAAATTTATGGATGTTAATGGTATCAAATTATATTATGAAGTCTATGGAGAAGGTGAGCCGGTTCTTATGCTTCATGGCAATGGCCAATCCATCAGTGCCTTTATGAACCAGAAGGACACCTTTGCTAAAAAATATAAAGTGATTATTGTCGATTGCCGTGAAAGGGGAAGGTCTACTTATGACAAAACAAAAGAACTTACTTTTGATATTCAGACAGAGGATATTAAGCAGTTTTTAGAGAAGCTCAACATCAAAAAAGCAAAAATTCTGGGCTGGAGTGACGGAGGAATTCTCGCACTGTCTATGGCCATGAAATACCCCGAAATGGTAGACAAAATTGCCTGTTCAGGAGCCAATATTTTTCCGGAAGGAGTGAAAGATCATGATTTAAAATCCATGAAAGAAATGCTTGTAAGCCTTACTAAAGAGAACAAAGACCATAAAAATGACATCTTTATTGATCTTCTGAATCTGGATTTGAAGTATCCTCAATGGAAATATGAAGACCTGAATAAAATTCAGTGCCCATCATTAATCATTGCTGGTGATAATGATCTTATAAAAACAGAACATACGGTAAAAATCGCAGAATCCATCCCAAAAGGACAATTAGCTATTATCCCCAATGCCAATCATTATGTTCCTGAAGAAAAACCGGAATTATTCAATGAATTAGTGCTTGATTTCTTTGAAAATAAATAACTAAAAACCAAATCATGAAAAAAATAATAACATTCATTTTATGTCTTGGATTTGGGTTCGCATTTTCTCAGGTAAAGGAAACTGAAATTCTACCGGCTAAAGATCAGTCTGAAGAGCATGTTTTGTCGAAAGACTCAAAGTCTGCAGAATATCCCGGAGGATGGATGGCACTTCGAAAAGATATTGCTGACAGAATAAGGACGAAAAAAATAAATGTGGGAGGAATAGAAGGAACAATCACAGCGAGGGCAAAGTTTATAGTTAATATCAAAGGTAAAATAGAAGATATCACAGTAACTGGTGATAATGCCGATTTCAATAAAGAAATAGAAAGAGCTATAAAATCTCTGAAAGCTAAATGGAAACCAGCAGAATCCAAGGGTCGTATTGCCCGTAGCTATTATACTTTTCCTCTTACGATAAAACTTGATTAACAGCCGATGCTCTCTGCCAAAAGAAATACTGCCTTTTTCTTTAAAACCCTTTTAGTTTTAGGGTTCGGGTATTTCTTTTGGCTGATGCTTGAGATTACATTAGAATATATTCCTTATAATCCTGAAGTCAGCTTTCTGATGATTAAACAGACAGAAGTATCGGAAAGACCGGAATATCTTTCTTTTTTCTATACTCATGTTTACACGAGCATTTTTGTGCTTCTTTCAGGTTTTCTTGCCATGCTCAGAAAGAATTTTGGACTCAAAAATTTCCACAGGAATATGGGAAAAGTTTATATTTTTCTCATTCTGATCTTTGCAGCACCTTCAGGAATTTACATGGGAATTTTTGCCAACGGAGGCCTTCTGTCAAAAATTTCTTTTGTTATTTTAGGATTTTTATGGTGGTTTTCAACGTTGAAAGCGTATCTGCTGGCGAGACAGAAAAGGTTCAAAGAACACAAACAATGGATGTGGCGGAGCTTTGCTTTTACTTTATCCGCTATTACTCTGAGAATGTGGAAGGTAATTATTGTATATTTATTTCATCCCAATCCTATGGATGTCTATCAGATCATTGCATGGCTGGGCTGGATTCCCAACATCCTTATTATTGAATATTTAATCACAAAAAAACTTATATGAAAATTCTAAATTACACATTGATTTCCCTGCTTACAGTTTCTCTGTTAAGCTGTAAAAAAGAGGGAAAGACTACTGAATCAGGAAAAGATTCTCTGACTGCAAAGAAAGACTCTGTGATAATCCCCGAGGTTCACAAAGAATATTACGGAATTTATACCGGTGAATTTGCCGGCATGGAAAAGGTTGTTGACCCAACAGACGGCTCAGAATATGATGTCAGCAACTACAAGAGGATTTCTTTAAAGATCAACAGAATCACCCAGGATAGCGTATATGGACAAAGTATCGTAAATGGGAATCAGCGCCCGTTCAGAGGTGTTTTCAATGAATCCACGGCATCTTTTGTGCTTGATGAACCGGGCAATGACA
Encoded here:
- a CDS encoding acyl-CoA thioesterase → MIFYHKFEVRWSDLDANKHLANSSYVQYCAQARMAFMTKEKMGVTQLSRWGIGPVILHERYSFFKEIYADQTVIVSVEIDGCAEDSSIYRFVHKFYTPDGMHCATAEATGVWIDMMLRKMTTPPDDVVEAMNKYKTPDTVVLSKEDFKKFPFHPHNIDPAELTQ
- a CDS encoding alpha/beta fold hydrolase; the protein is MKKNFGFFLLLWFFLGYSQEKTIISNWTSFTQAVNIEHKQNWNFRITAKIRKDNEDNGSNCGLWSRINNKDDSTSFFENQYYGIQVTHEWKTYEIKGTINPSAKTMTIGAFAQNNGDFYFDDFKLEVNDGKSKKWIEIPLENSGFEKDITSGGWFEGIHSQNIKHVKHFTIETSDYHPFSGNKSLLIKGRGIIGTMPEGKFMDVNGIKLYYEVYGEGEPVLMLHGNGQSISAFMNQKDTFAKKYKVIIVDCRERGRSTYDKTKELTFDIQTEDIKQFLEKLNIKKAKILGWSDGGILALSMAMKYPEMVDKIACSGANIFPEGVKDHDLKSMKEMLVSLTKENKDHKNDIFIDLLNLDLKYPQWKYEDLNKIQCPSLIIAGDNDLIKTEHTVKIAESIPKGQLAIIPNANHYVPEEKPELFNELVLDFFENK
- the thiL gene encoding thiamine-phosphate kinase, which gives rise to MFEDKSQELTPISKLGEFGLIKHLTEYFPLSNESSELGVGDDAAVINPDSKKVVLTTDVLAEGVHFNLGYVPLKHLGYKAVVVNLSDIAAMNATPTQILVSLAVSNRFPVEALEEIYSGIQAACGRYKVDLVGGDTTSSNSGLVMSITAVGIENEENIVKRSGAKPNDLLVVTGDLGGAYMGLQILEREHAVYLADPNMQPEMEGYDYILERQLKPEARTDVKTILEELDIKPTSMIDISDGLASEILHLSDQSKVGFRLYEEKIPLDNLTISTADEMNLNPVMTALSGGEDYELLFTISPNDFDKIKNHPDFTIIGHAVEKEDGNFMVARGSNQLVALTAQGWDAFLNQ
- a CDS encoding DUF2306 domain-containing protein codes for the protein MLSAKRNTAFFFKTLLVLGFGYFFWLMLEITLEYIPYNPEVSFLMIKQTEVSERPEYLSFFYTHVYTSIFVLLSGFLAMLRKNFGLKNFHRNMGKVYIFLILIFAAPSGIYMGIFANGGLLSKISFVILGFLWWFSTLKAYLLARQKRFKEHKQWMWRSFAFTLSAITLRMWKVIIVYLFHPNPMDVYQIIAWLGWIPNILIIEYLITKKLI
- a CDS encoding energy transducer TonB; the encoded protein is MKKIITFILCLGFGFAFSQVKETEILPAKDQSEEHVLSKDSKSAEYPGGWMALRKDIADRIRTKKINVGGIEGTITARAKFIVNIKGKIEDITVTGDNADFNKEIERAIKSLKAKWKPAESKGRIARSYYTFPLTIKLD
- a CDS encoding NAD(P)/FAD-dependent oxidoreductase, with the translated sequence MKQIIIIGGGAAGFFCASNLDEKKYTITILEQNSDVLQKVKISGGGRCNVTHACFDPRELVQFYPRGNKELLSVFTKFQPGDTMEWFDQRNVPLKIENDNRTFPESNSSQTIINTFLNETQKKNVTVQTRCTVKEIEKQDEKYIVKTNSGDFEADYIVYTTGSSPKSLKIVENLGHKIVDLVPSLFTFNIKDELLKDLPGTSFENAGISIPKLKTEESGPLLITHWGLSGPAVLKISAWEAISLAKLKYNFEIEVNFVSVEIDEAEEMFQNFKQSNPKKTIGQSKIFDITNRFWQKILEISKVDLNKQVANISGKEMQKVLENLCKKKFQVTGKSTFKDEFVTAGGIDLKEINFKNMSSKLLPNFYIAGEVLNIDAVTGGFNFQACWSEGWLIAQDLNSL